The DNA segment CCATGGTTGTACCCTGTAAGTCCCTCACTGTGTATCATTGAAATCTGAATTGTTAGTAAACATaggtaaaaaaatgtttcttttggTTTCAGATGTAagcttaaatataagaaaattttaattaattttttcttatttaatattattctttatttaattaaggttttaattttaatgatttttttatttttaataccaAATTCCAATAAAGAGTAAGttgattttttaatgaattaaatactattttagtCCATGAATTTGGGGGTTGGGGGACCTTTTATGGtccttgaaattttaaaaaaaaattaatccctaaatttttgacaaattattctttttagttcATGACATAATAAATTATCACTTTATGACCGTTTTTATCCGTCACaaaatgatttttagttttttgccgtaagaattttcattttaaaattaccacaaagttttaaaaattgactCAAAGTACTAAAAAATCATACATCAAGATTTATAGCTAGTACTCCATTTTCATTAAAgaattttgtgaagaaaattagaaaaataaaaacatgatcacatatataattaaacaattCTAATCATAGCGTCCTAAgagtattagttaaaaaatatatttccttattatttttaaatataattttttatgatttttaatatattttttaatttcttaatcagtATCTTTAACACACTAATCAATAGATAGAGATTAGATTTAGGAAAAGAAGTTAATCTGTCAGAACGTGATAAATCAAGGTTTAAATTGTGGTTATAAGGTATCCACATTTAATGTGCAATTGTGTTTGAAATTGAATTGCCTCCAAATGAAAATCATTTACAAGTCTCTAATAATAGTATGAGACAATACTACCATATAcaatttcatagggatgaaaatCGATATATATTTACGGCATTAGACAATTAGTATACTTCACCAACCAAGGTCAAGAGTGATGTACCAATCATTACCCCAAATGAGCTCTTTAAGGTTGATGGTTTTGTCTTTTCTTTCCCAACAATATTTGGAATGATGGCTGCTCCATTTAAGGCTTTTCTAGAAGATCTAGGGAAAGCAGGACATCTTGCAGGCAAGTCTGCTGGATGGAATCTTCATCACCACCACTTCCCGAGTTGGTAGAAAAGAGATAGAGTAAGATCCTCTGTCTGTATTTGTAGTCTTTGgaccaatttttaaaatgaatgaaaaagagtAAGATCCTTTGTCTGTATTTGTAGTCTTTGGACCAATtcttaaaatgaatgaaaagaggtttaaatatctttttgattTCTCAAATTTggaccaaatttaatttttttaatcttccaTATTAAAAAGTGATTGTTCAGTCTATGTAATTTGGAAATAATCCATTTTTGGTGTTAAGACTATTTTGTTGTGAACATTTTAGGGTAAGTTTGAAGAAGCTTTTTCAAAAACacttttgaagaagaaaaaatgaaattagtttTTCCATAAGTTCAATTTAGgttatgcataagttaatttatagaaaagttgatttttaactcatgcataactaattttaacttatagaaaaaattattttattttttcttattttattctccTATAAGAAATTCTGAAAAAATTTACCTAAACAGACCCTTCCTCTTGCACTCTCGTTGAACTACAAAAAAATGACTGTTTCCAAATTAGAAGGactcaaataatcaaatttaatttaggggACCAAAACCAAACTTTGTCCaaatttaaaggataaaaaaagatatttaagccaaaaaaatatttgtttttttatctgcagccagaaaatatattaattgtgtTATCTATGACAGACTTACTGAGATCAGCAATCAGGTTGGTCATGGAGTGATATATGTTCCATTCAAGAAGATCAAGGTGAAAGTACATATGGTGCAATAACTTATTCTGGAAGGGGGGCGGATATGTTAGAGTTGAGGGATGCATTCCTCCATGGGATTTATTTTGCCGAAATCACAAAGAGGCTCATGGTATCTCCTGCATAATGTTGGAGATAGTGCTATTGAAAATTGCTACTTGTGTTTTTTAGTCCTAAATGTGTTGAGTTCTGCTTTGGTTTTTGCATGCTAATGATTGTTTCTtttcaaaaagagaaaaatgtttggTACTAAGATTTGTTTTTCTGATACATGGTGGAGCATTGGTTATTGGTATTTGTTATTTTGTATTTCCCTTTCACGAATATTGAAGCCAATAAACAAGCACTAGCACATCTTGAGCAAGAAAGAAGTTGCTAGCCCATCACTCCAGCCATTTACTAAGCAACAATGGAGAATCAATCAACAGTATGTAATCAACACTGTGAGCTACACTTCATTATTTGATCCCAAAATAATGGAATgctgagttttttatttttatttttcctatcaTGATCATGTAACCAAACAAATTGATCAATACGTGATGATGTTGCAAAGACTTTCTCAGCACAGtagtgggaaaaaaaaaaccaagtttTTAATGAAAGGGGATGTATGTTGTAATTTTTGTGTTAATGCTAATAAGCCAATAAGCTAGCAATCCTTAAATTTTCCAGTGTTAAAGGTATTTTCACATGTTTTGACTCTTTATATTGactataagattaattttcGGTTGAGACttagttatatttaaaattatttatttttttctaagaatgtATTCTATTAGGAtcaaaatcaagtttttttccataAACTCAAGTgttgttaattaatatataccattaaatttttaaggataaatttaattatttatcgtattttttattacacctaaaaattgatgttagtaCCTAAcacaattaataatatttgtaatattatttaaataaattttgagttgtataaaataaatgataaatatttgtgaTTTGATAAAAGTCCAGTGGTGTTGTTGTGATTTCCTCTAAATATTAGTATTATGAAAGTTAATAACTTACGCGCCAATTTGTGATTCACAGTAATATAAAAAGCCTTCTATGCTGTAGTACATAGACTTTACATTTActcttacattttaaaaataataatattcaggagtgtaaataattaaaatttatctaaacaaaagaatttcaatataattaaaaaaaactaacaattatttgaagaaaaaaagaaagaaatctaaacataaaagaaattttgaaaaataattgctaatttgaagtttttgaaaatataaaaataagcgGCAATAACGAATCATGTAATTGCCTTTCGAGAGAAAAAATCCAATCATGTAATAATCATGAGTCagttgaataatatatatagggTCGAGGGTTCGCATTCCCGCTATTTCACAATTTTCAAGTTAAACTGTTTGTTTTAGTTAGCTAGATAGAAagagaaagtaaagataagTAGAGAGATCTTCAAGTATCGATCATCATCAATGGCTGTCAAAGTTTGTTGTGTATATGTTTTTCAACCCTTCTTTTCACTAATCAttcatttcattcttttttgtgGTGTTCGGTTTAAAGAACAATTTAAGAATTTGATGCTTgagatatatgatttttttaatttttttcatgcaAATAGACTTAAACATTAACAAAGTTACTAAAGACTAAAACGCTGACTTCAATAATCTTTTTATGTTCCTTTTCTTGATAAGCATTTCGATCCTCTTTAATTTCCCTCATGTTAGCTCAGCAAGTTTTTACGAGATTAATTTACAAGatgaaaatttatgattacTTTGACAGTTTCTAGGCAATGGATAGAAATATAGAAAAACTGGCAAAGGAAGTGGAAAAAGGCGCTAACTCTAAAGAAGGTGTTGAGGCCAAACTATGGCAGGCATGTGTTTAGGTTTCGTAATTAATTATTGCTTTGCCGTTCTTCTAATCCAATTCATTCATTCCCCATCTTTTCATAGCATAAAATGGAACTATTTAAGCATTGTATATCGATTTAAATAGAATGAGTTTAGTCTGTTATGTAGTATAATATTCAGTTTCTGTTATTATCTTTTCTATATAAACTCTTATATCTTTCTCTTagaataataacaacaacaagagTATCATTTCTCAGTTACAATTGAACTCACATACCTGAAACACTATCAAATGAGGAACTTGCTAAACTGGTTGAACCCGGTAGAATGTTCAAGAGTGAGTCATGTACCAATTGTTAGCAATTttgggatatatatatatatatatatatatatatatatatatatatatatatatatatatatatatatatatatatatatcacataattaaataagttaGGGCCATTATATAATTAACCAAAATATTAAAGTGatctaatcaatataaaagtatGGCTAAAGACATATATCAgtcatattataatttgatgaggatcaaatcaaattataattatcaaatttggaaTAAATGATGGCAGTGACCAATCGAAGGGGTTATGATCTCATTCGTAGGGAGCAACCCGCATACTCTCTTTATCcctgttagaaaaaaaattagagaaagaaaagaagggcTCTCTACAATTGGAAGGTCATAAAACCAATTTTCTGATCAacctttcatcatcattccatgATGGTTAATCTAGTACGCTTTCGCATCTAGTTTTCATGATGATTTTGAGTATGAGAACACAAAGGGGTTCTATTCATCTCTCTacagtaatttatttatttatttctacatGAATAGAAAACATGTGGGTTAGGATTGATGATTTTCTGTTAGAATGAAATTAGGCTGATTAATTGAATCCCTATATTTGGAATTAAATCCcaacatttggtatcagagcctcgCCTCCCATATGTAGATTCGTGTATGATGTTTGGACAATATACACATATTAGGTACAATGTTTTGAGGAAACAAAATAAGATTATCACATTAATGTGGAATGAACAATGATATAAAGAGTGATTGATAacatcaaattattatttacatgCTATAAGCATGACAAGTTCACAAGTAGTAAAAATGATACTTAGTAACAATAAATCAATGTAACACGTGTAGAGTAACACTATGGTGCAGACATACCAATTTGATGTGTTAATGGGTTATGCATTTTATGAGTAACATGCACATATTTCATGTGGGATAATAGGTATAAATTTAAATGCATCATTTATGTGTGTTGTTACTTTTAGAGGCCACtgcaatatattaaaataataatcacgggcttctaaaatttaaaataaataaataaagttaaaataatttactcaagaaacattttaatttcagATTTGGTTCATcaatattcaaaattcaatatggtatatcatattaattatttagcatttAAATGAGCCAATTGAATCAAGATATCACCAAAGTGACCTCTCTTGTGTAGATTGTTCATGAGAAATGTTAAACGTTAATGTGTGTGATTATTTATATGAACAGTGATTGACCCAaaggaaaattatcatttaactAAGTTACATACACACACCTGTGATGTTAAACATgtgataattataaggtttTGCATGTGAATGATAAGTCACATCAAAAGATGAGTTTGTTATTTGACATgtttttattatcaatgtttGAACATTACAACAAGGATATCACTAGCAATTAATACCACTGTCCAAAGACTTATATTAACGGTGCTTTAGATATCTTGAGATGAGATATATCATTATTCAAATGCATTGATGACTGTTATGTGAGCttattgtattatttgttttgatcttttcagTTGTTGCTTCTATATCTACTAATCTGAATTCGGTTCCAGTTCTTAATGGTGCAAATTTTAAGGACTAGAAAGAGAACATACAAATTGTTCTTGGCTGCATGGATCTAGACCTTGCATTAAGGATTAAGAAACCCCCTTCTCCTACGGATTCCAGTACCTCTGAACAGAGAAAACTTCATGAGAAGTGGGATCACTCAAATCGCGTTAGTCCTATGATCATTAAGCGTGACATTCCTGAGGTCTTTAGGGGCATTATTTCAGATGATATAACTAGTGCCAAAGAATTCCTTGTTGAAATTGAAAAGCGCTCTGCAAAAAGCGATAAGGCGGAAACAAGTACTCTCCTTCAGAACTTGATTTCCATGAAGTATCAAGGCAAAGGAAATGTCAGGGAATACATTATGGGAATGTCAAATATTGCTTCAAAATTAAGGGCACTAAAGCTTGAGCTATCAAAAGACTTGTTTATTCGTTTAGTGTTGATTTATCTATCTTCACAGTTTAGTCAATTTAAGATCTCTTACTGCGGTCAGAAGGATAAATGGTCTCTTAATGAGCTCATTTCATACTGTGTGCAAGAAGAGGAAAGGCTGAAGCAAAAAAGGGACTGAAAGTGCTCATGTTGTGAGTACCTCTAAAGACAAGGGCAAAAAGTAAAAGGGCTGACGAGCCCAAGAATGAAGCTGCTAAGGGTCCaggacaaaagaaacaaaatcaggGTGACAACTATTTCTTTTGCAGTAAGCCTGGACATGTAAAGAGGAAATGTACCAAACATCATGCTTGGCGTGCAAAGAAGGGTATGTTTCTTACTTTGGTATGTTTTGAGGTCAATTTAGCTTCAGTACCTAGAAACACTTGGTGGTTAGATTCTGGTGCCACTACTAATATCAGTGTTTCAAGGCAGGGTTGCCTAAGCTACCGGAAGCCAATTGATTCTGAAAGATGGATCTATGTTGGAGATGGTAAATCGATGGAAGTGGAAGCTATAGGGtactttagattattattatgtactggtttttatttagatttgaaagaCACTTTTGTTGTACCGTCATTTAGACGGAATTTGGTTTTAGTTTCTTATTTGGATAAATTGGGTTATTTgtgttcatttggaaataatgtgTTCAGGTTGTCTTTTAATTCAGATATTGTTGGAACTGGTTCACTCTTGGTTAATGATAATGTATATTTGCTTGATACTGTAGCTTCCTATGGTGAATCCTTTAATGCAGAATTGCATGGTACTAAGCATAGAATTGATATTACAAACTTAGGAGCATTATGGCATAAGcgcttaggtcacatttctaagaACAGAATTGAACGACTTGTGTCAAACAAAATCTTGGATTCCATTGATTTCACAAgctttgatgtttgtgttga comes from the Glycine soja cultivar W05 chromosome 6, ASM419377v2, whole genome shotgun sequence genome and includes:
- the LOC114416201 gene encoding uncharacterized protein LOC114416201; the protein is MDLDLALRIKKPPSPTDSSTSEQRKLHEKWDHSNRVSPMIIKRDIPEVFRGIISDDITSAKEFLVEIEKRSAKSDKAETSTLLQNLISMKYQGKGNVREYIMGMSNIASKLRALKLELSKDLFIRLVLIYLSSQFSQFKISYCGQKDKWSLNELISYCVQEEERLKQKRD